In Streptomyces sp. NBC_00414, a single window of DNA contains:
- a CDS encoding DUF952 domain-containing protein translates to MIYHVVTLGDWSARPEVPYAPASLAEDGFIHCAPDEETTLAVVNAFYRSTPRPLLALVLDETRLTARLEFEAADPTPPPGVDADVLFPHLYGPVDREAVERVLEIRWDDDGRAVALQPRVPRERS, encoded by the coding sequence ATGATCTATCACGTTGTGACGCTCGGTGACTGGAGCGCCCGCCCGGAGGTCCCGTACGCGCCCGCTTCCCTCGCGGAGGACGGTTTCATCCACTGCGCTCCCGACGAGGAGACCACCCTGGCCGTCGTCAACGCCTTCTACCGGAGCACGCCGAGACCACTGCTCGCGCTGGTCCTCGACGAGACCCGGCTCACCGCCAGGCTGGAGTTCGAAGCGGCGGACCCCACTCCGCCGCCCGGGGTCGACGCGGACGTCCTCTTCCCCCACCTGTACGGTCCCGTCGACCGGGAAGCCGTCGAGCGCGTGCTGGAGATCCGGTGGGACGACGACGGCCGGGCGGTCGCCCTTCAGCCGCGGGTGCCGCGGGAACGCTCGTAG